A single region of the Leishmania panamensis strain MHOM/PA/94/PSC-1 chromosome 23 sequence genome encodes:
- a CDS encoding hypothetical protein (TriTrypDB/GeneDB-style sysID: LpmP.23.1240) → MLYSPSGATERFCYSGAAGEGSNVEQEFLRVAASYVSSPYEGPAGAYYNFFAAHHATLWTVDAATRVATPMRLDVVYTFVNPTASSFRRNLEARHVPLEQRRYRDWEELRYSLRSLRQFVLASGAFAQYHHRHAADVQRLSELGYQVNVSDAGVVDGVVSLVRRVYLVLSDTDQMPAWLDTEKFPELRVVTHADMFSAEEAAWVLPTLNSNVIESGLHRIPGISRFFLYFNNDMIVGRQLSFFDLFRPLSPPRQILEMANLQQADGVADVKTAQPYSDDTRVALFFETIFNSDGYVPPPSRSTLARIGARLVPQSWCAHLADVRPTGGLADRALRLLCTPAKISRPEQRGDALNHFARYCVQEELPGIAPSIEYAHMPRTFDREVLRMFSDDPISGFGVAVKEMRKAYIRDMNSFSPVHIYESFALAMRRARTAALWCQSDVRCAASLRPMHPLTTRKWRQRRTASCPGHPLEGGSQAVRLQHSDMLARWNSYEEKWLSSITTLPTSATETSQGSLSRSGVSAQNTATPLSASAPKQLYEPSQVVRMLLSERTARAPHKVSYQMISGCQHGGPVDASRVQSLMLDVHHHVFVADLTFSFFIVEDFQRLAIILSHLEHIAGSGTAPRASTLPLFITVNDDLESGVLDKQLHENHLMGWNRSHLTHAAFRRLLWLCSYMAPQAPWELWPVRV, encoded by the coding sequence ATGCTATACTCGCCGAGTGGTGCCACCGAGCGGTTCTGCTacagtggcgctgcgggcgAGGGTAGCAACGTGGAGCAGGAGTTTCTGCGCGTGGCGGCCTCGTACGTGTCGTCTCCGTACGAGGGGCCGGCGGGCGCGTACTACAATTTCTTcgctgcgcaccacgcgacgcTGTGGACTGTGGACGCCGCGACGCGTGTGGCGACGCCGATGCGACTGGACGTTGTGTACACGTTTGTGAACccgacggcgtcgtcgttcCGGCGCAACCTTGAGGCGCGTCACGTGCCGCTCGAGCAGCGGAGGTACCGCGACTGGGAGGAGCTGCGGTACTCGCTGCGGTCGCTGCGCCAGTTCGTGCTTGCGAGCGGCGCGTTTGCGCAGtaccatcaccgccacgctGCGGACGTGCAGCGGCTGAGTGAGCTTGGGTACCAGGTGAACGTGAGCGACGCTGGTGTGGTGGATGGGGTTGTGTCGCTGGTACGGCGTGTGTACCTTGTGCTGTCTGACACAGACCAGATGCCTGCGTGGCTTGACACAGAGAAGTTTCCTGAGCTGCGCGTGGTGACACATGCGGATATGTTCAgtgctgaggaggcggcgtggGTGCTGCCGACGCTAAACTCAAACGTGATAGAGTCCGGGCTGCATCGCATCCCAGGGATCTCGCGTTTCTTTTTGTACTTCAACAATGACATGATAGTTGGTCGCCAGCTGTCCTTCTTCGACCTGTTCCGCcctctgtcgccgccgcgccagaTCTTGGAGATGGCGaacctgcagcaggcggaTGGGGTGGCTGACGTCAAGACAGCTCAGCCCTACAGCGATGACACACGTGTGGCACTTTTTTTTGAGACCATCTTTAACAGTGACGGATACGTGCCGCCTCCATCTAGGTCAACACTGGCGCGTATTGGAGCGAGACTTGTGCCTCAGTCGTGGTGTGCGCATCTGGCAGATGTACGACCTACAGGAGGGCTGGCAGACCGAGCTTTGCGCTTGTTGTGCACACCAGCGAAGATCTCCAGGCCTGAGCAGCGTGGGGATGCCCTGAACCACTTCGCCCGCTATTGCGTTCAGGAAGAACTACCTGGAATTGCTCCATCCATCGAGTACGCTCATATGCCGCGCACGTTTGATCGGGAAGTGCTGCGGATGTTTTCGGACGACCCCATAAGCGGCTTTGGCGTGGCCGTAAAGGAGATGCGCAAGGCGTATATACGAGACATGAACAGCTTTTCCCCTGTTCACATCTACGAATCATTTGCGTTGGCGATGCGCCGCGCACGTACGGCGGCGCTTTGGTGCCAGAGCGACGTGCGATgcgctgcctcgctgcgACCCATGCATCCTCTCACGACGCGCAagtggcggcagaggcgcactGCGTCTTGTCCCGGTCACCCGCTCGAAGGAGGAAGCCAAGCGGTACGGCTGCAACACAGCGATATGCTCGCGCGCTGGAACTCCTACGAGGAAAAATGGTTGAGCAGCATCACCACTCTGCCGACCTCGGCAACAGAGACGTCGCAGGGGAGTCTATCTCGCAGCGGTGTTAGTGCACAGAACACAGCCACCCCCCTATCGGCATCTGCGCCGAAGCAGCTCTACGAGCCGTCTCAGGTGGTGCGCATGCTCCTCTCAGAAAGAACCGCCAGAGCACCCCACAAGGTGAGCTACCAAATGATCAGTGGTTGCCAGCATGGAGGCCCTGTAGACGCGTCACGGGTGCAGTCGTTGATGCTGGACGTGCACCACCACGTTTTCGTAGCTGATCTcactttttccttcttcatTGTGGAGGATTTTCAGCGCCTTGCGATTATTCTCTCTCATCTGGAGCATATCGCTGGCAGTGGGACAGCTCCGCGTgcgtcgacgctgccgctATTTATTACTGTGAACGATGACCTTGAGAGTGGGGTGTTGGATAAGCAGTTGCACGAGAACCACCTAATGGGGTGGAACCGGTCTCACCTCACCCACGCAGCTTTTCGTCGCCTGCTGTGGCTCTGCTCCTACATGGCTCCTCAGGCACCATGGGAACTCTGGCCTGTCCGTGTGTAG
- a CDS encoding hypothetical protein (TriTrypDB/GeneDB-style sysID: LpmP.23.1230), which translates to MRYIPYNRRTLTSMRCVSRPFRSAVQSPHSPWAQHKEIMVSRYGQCIIFNAQENEEGHSNFSLYSISSIGRKFRTHSAKLLGRYHALVANGLSRLVLHHAPVENSFFEPLGALTNLRELELVSCRGVTSVGGASRIKGLESLTVVFCPVESDGVTGLRLSKLKKLTLRSCSKLSNLNAIHSETCASLVDVHVESCGVYDDTSSAFFGYLSANLRTLNLTATFIDTALTHIPTAALESLTSLLVPETPFHSSTLNSLKVSLAKKLEHLSLEGCEEITELSALGSLAKLRFLDVSRLSVLQDIECVAQCTELEMFRCAGTDLNSIAFLKNMRHLRVLDATNTALTDYTLIHLEESPELDTVVLTGCLYISSINAFHQCPKIRRILCGRTAVTNEGVEMLTECAALEELDLKMTNVTDVNRLADCPFLKAINVCGSIMMQDAIQRLLDKSSVEVICDSFEENDYMDC; encoded by the coding sequence ATGCGCTACATACCGTACAATAGGCGCACCTTGACCTCCATGCGGTGCGTCTCGCGACCGTTTCGCAGCGCTGTACAGAGCCCGCACAGCCCATGGGCACAACACAAGGAAATCATGGTCTCCCGCTACGGCCAGTGCATCATCTTCAACGCCcaggagaacgaggagggaCACAGCAACTTCTCCCTGTACTCCATTTCCTCTATTGGTCGCAAGTTCCGCACCCACAGCGCCAAGCTGCTGGGCCGCTATCACGCCCTCGTCGCCAATGGGCTGTCGCGCCTCGTGTTGCATCACGCTCCGGTGGAGAACTCTTTCTTTGAACCGCTTGGCGCGTTGACAAACTTGAGGGAACTGGAGCTGGTCTCGTGCCGCGGGGTCACGTCCGTCGGGGGCGCCAGTCGCATCAAAGGCCTAGAGTCCTTAACGGTCGTCTTTTGCCCTGTGGAGTCGGATGGAGTCACGGGGCTGCGTCTCTCAAAACTCAAAAAATTGACACTGCGGTCCTGCAGCAAGCTCTCCAACCTGAACGCTATTCACTCTGAGACATGTGCCTCATTGGTGGACGTGCACGTTGAGAGCTGTGGCGTGTACGATGACACGTCTTCCGCCTTCTTTGGCTACCTCAGCGCCAACCTGCGCACTCTCAATCTCACCGCCACCTTCATTGACACCGCCCTCACGCACATCCCCACAGCGGCGCTAGAGTCACTGACATCGTTGCTCGTGCCTGAGACGCCATTCCACTCGTCAACTTTAAACTCACTGAAGGTATCGTTGGCTAAGAAGCTGGAGCACTTGTCACTGGAAGGCTGTGAGGAAATCACCGAACTCTCTGCTCTCGGAAGCCTAGCGAAGCTCCGATTCCTTGATGTGTCGCGCCTGAGTGTGCTGCAGGACATCGAGTGCGTTGCGCAGTGCACGGAGCTGGAGATGTTCCGCTGCGCCGGGACCGACCTCAACAGTATCGCGTTTCTCAAAAATATGAGGCACCTGCGCGTGCTCGACGCGACAAACACGGCGCTCACGGATTACACGTTGATCCACCTGGAGGAGTCCCCCGAGCTGGACACAGTAGTGCTGACTGGGTGTCTATACATCTCCAGCATCAACGCCTTCCACCAGTGCCCCAAAATACGACGCATCTTGTGCGGGCGCACGGCCGTCACCAACGAGGGCGTGGAGATGCTGACGGAGTGcgccgcgctggaggagcttgACCTGAAGATGACGAACGTGACAGACGTGAATCGGCTCGCCGACTGCCCTTTTCTCAAGGCCATCAACGTTTGCGGGTCAATCATGATGCAGGACGCGATTCAGAGATTACTGGATAAGTCGTCCGTGGAGGTAATCTGCGATTCCTTTGAGGAGAATGACTATATGGACTGCTAG